In a single window of the Micromonospora sp. WMMD1155 genome:
- a CDS encoding Trm112 family protein, translated as MALDPQLLEILACPDTHHAPLTYDAEAQTLTCTECGRIFEVRDDVPVLLLDEARGGPGQSS; from the coding sequence ATGGCCCTGGATCCGCAGTTGCTCGAGATTCTCGCCTGTCCGGACACGCACCACGCCCCGCTCACCTACGATGCCGAGGCGCAGACGTTGACCTGCACGGAGTGCGGTCGGATCTTCGAGGTCCGCGACGACGTGCCGGTGCTGCTGCTCGACGAGGCGCGCGGCGGCCCTGGGCAGTCCTCATGA
- a CDS encoding YbaB/EbfC family nucleoid-associated protein, which yields MSEHVDRHANRELRARFDDVYGQYQQLRSGLDNLQTRLAELRVTRRSADGQVTATVGARGELIQVELASTVYRERDAAALGRKITETVHAAATAAVDATRDLVAESMPAGSGSVEFLRTGDYAALLGRADAVLGRREGQP from the coding sequence GTGAGCGAACACGTGGACCGGCACGCCAACCGCGAGCTGCGGGCCCGATTCGACGACGTGTACGGGCAGTATCAGCAGCTCAGGTCCGGTTTGGACAATCTGCAGACACGGCTTGCCGAGCTGCGGGTCACCCGACGATCGGCCGACGGTCAGGTCACCGCGACAGTTGGCGCCCGCGGCGAGTTGATCCAGGTGGAGCTGGCGTCGACCGTCTACCGCGAGCGCGACGCCGCAGCGCTCGGCCGAAAAATCACCGAAACGGTCCACGCCGCCGCGACCGCCGCCGTCGACGCCACTCGCGACCTCGTCGCGGAGAGCATGCCGGCCGGGTCCGGCTCGGTGGAGTTCCTGCGTACCGGCGACTACGCGGCCCTGCTCGGTCGAGCCGACGCGGTGCTCGGCAGGCGCGAGGGGCAGCCATGA
- the nfi gene encoding deoxyribonuclease V (cleaves DNA at apurinic or apyrimidinic sites) has translation MPAGSGEATGPGGVAEALAVQEELRPLVDLVGPGPSAPATMAGLDVAYSQDGDLLAAAVTVLDARTLEVTESAVSVGRPAFDYVPGLFAFRELPALLAALDRLTVVPDLLVCDGHGLAHPRRFGLACHLGVVTGLPAIGVGKTPLVGTWDPPADQRGAWSPLRDGGDVVGRVLRTQDGVKPVFVSVGHRMSLENATAQVLALTPRYRLPETTRTADRLSRDALAEAQAQAQQAD, from the coding sequence TTGCCGGCAGGGTCGGGAGAGGCCACCGGGCCGGGCGGTGTGGCCGAGGCGTTGGCCGTACAGGAGGAGTTGCGGCCGCTGGTCGATTTGGTCGGGCCGGGGCCGAGCGCACCTGCGACGATGGCCGGCCTGGATGTCGCGTACTCCCAGGATGGTGACCTTCTGGCGGCGGCCGTGACGGTGTTGGACGCCCGGACGTTGGAGGTGACCGAATCGGCGGTCAGCGTGGGGCGGCCCGCGTTCGACTACGTGCCGGGGTTGTTCGCGTTCCGTGAGTTGCCCGCGCTGCTCGCCGCACTGGACCGCCTGACCGTCGTGCCGGACCTGTTGGTCTGCGACGGGCACGGGCTGGCCCATCCGCGTCGGTTCGGGTTGGCCTGTCACCTGGGGGTGGTCACCGGGCTGCCCGCGATCGGGGTGGGGAAGACGCCACTGGTCGGGACGTGGGATCCGCCGGCCGACCAGCGGGGTGCCTGGTCACCGCTGCGCGACGGCGGTGACGTCGTCGGCCGGGTGCTGCGGACCCAGGACGGCGTGAAGCCGGTCTTCGTCAGCGTCGGGCATCGGATGAGCCTGGAGAACGCGACAGCGCAGGTGCTCGCGTTGACGCCGCGCTACCGGCTGCCGGAGACCACCCGCACCGCCGACCGCCTCAGCCGCGACGCACTCGCCGAAGCCCAAGCCCAAGCCCAACAAGCCGACTGA
- a CDS encoding SUKH-3 domain-containing protein yields the protein MIDRQQAEQLAATWARRDSQRLGHECTAMVDEFDLGYVITSVVPTEVRTVPGDLPTTVIDKQTGTVTTWPRVPSDVVAELYRRSQPAGPTAPRTVDPSRLLVREIHRVPTPNTSAHLTIDGRIWTAEGAKGDVPLNHHPLVRTYLDQLPPGELVRGGDAHAELIVVSDVLHEYDHRRAAEGIAPMGRAEAAALLEGARFEIFRIREPGDPAGGPAELPCDSCISFLVRANVLPETARAYTETWRAPAATDPDPGRFPAEVANALVAAGWRPHIGDQIMAAAAVRDVTAVPGATHRHSVFPAAVEALTAFPSLVGARRGRGEQVWISRFDIRPHTIAHTADTLADFGAVLGVRLFPIGTEQQDSILAVDERGRVFALDQAGEWFLGDTIDAALTTLLLGRAPARIRDDGTWPAV from the coding sequence GTGATCGACCGTCAGCAGGCCGAGCAGCTCGCCGCCACGTGGGCCCGCCGCGACTCGCAGCGCCTGGGCCACGAGTGCACAGCGATGGTGGACGAGTTCGACCTCGGGTACGTCATCACGTCCGTCGTGCCCACCGAGGTGCGCACGGTCCCCGGGGACCTGCCGACGACGGTCATCGACAAGCAGACCGGCACGGTCACCACCTGGCCACGGGTGCCGAGCGATGTGGTGGCGGAGTTGTACCGGCGCAGTCAGCCGGCCGGGCCGACCGCTCCCCGCACCGTCGACCCGTCGAGGCTGCTGGTCCGGGAGATCCACCGGGTGCCCACCCCGAACACGTCGGCGCACCTGACGATCGACGGGCGGATCTGGACGGCGGAGGGCGCGAAGGGCGACGTGCCGCTGAATCATCACCCGCTGGTCCGCACCTATCTGGACCAGTTGCCTCCGGGTGAGCTGGTCCGGGGCGGGGACGCCCACGCCGAGCTGATCGTGGTCTCCGACGTGCTGCACGAGTACGACCACCGCCGGGCCGCCGAGGGCATCGCGCCGATGGGTCGGGCCGAGGCGGCGGCGTTGTTGGAGGGCGCCCGGTTCGAGATCTTCCGAATCCGGGAGCCCGGCGATCCGGCCGGTGGCCCGGCGGAGCTGCCCTGCGACTCGTGCATCAGCTTCCTGGTGCGCGCCAACGTCCTACCGGAGACGGCTCGGGCGTACACCGAGACCTGGCGCGCTCCGGCGGCGACCGACCCCGACCCCGGGCGCTTCCCGGCGGAGGTGGCCAACGCGCTGGTCGCGGCCGGCTGGCGACCGCACATCGGCGACCAGATCATGGCCGCCGCGGCGGTACGGGACGTGACCGCGGTGCCGGGGGCGACCCATCGACACTCGGTCTTCCCGGCCGCCGTGGAGGCGCTGACCGCGTTTCCCAGCCTGGTCGGCGCCCGGCGCGGCCGGGGCGAGCAGGTGTGGATCTCCCGTTTCGACATCCGCCCGCACACGATCGCGCACACCGCCGACACGCTCGCGGACTTCGGTGCGGTGCTCGGCGTACGCCTCTTTCCGATCGGCACCGAGCAGCAGGACAGCATCCTGGCGGTCGACGAGCGGGGTCGGGTCTTCGCGCTCGACCAGGCCGGGGAGTGGTTCCTCGGCGACACCATCGACGCCGCGCTGACGACTCTGCTGCTCGGCCGCGCCCCGGCTCGCATCCGCGACGACGGCACCTGGCCGGCGGTCTAG
- a CDS encoding phosphomannomutase/phosphoglucomutase, with protein MSDLSQIVKAYDVRGTVPDQWDERAAEALGAAFTQLLNSTDEPGDAVVVGYDMRATSPGLAAAFAAGVRAEGRSVIEIGLASTDLLYFASGSLDLPGAMFTASHNPAQYNGIKMCRSGARPIGQESGLAEIRDRAQALLDSGEARPAGEPTRPAERRDLLPDYAGYLRKLVDLSGIRPLKVVVDAGNGMGGFTVPTVLGDAALSPLPLEIVPLYFELDGSFPNHEANPLDPANLVDLQRAVVEHGADIGLAFDGDADRCFVVDERGEPVSPSAITALVAARELAKHPGSTVIHGLITSSAVAEIIREHGGEPVVARVGHSFIKAEMARTNAVFGGEHSAHYYFRDFWFADTGMLAAMHTLAALGEQSLPMSVLAGEYERYIASGEINSTVADQAAAVAEVRAAYPEAVADEMDGLTLRFPDGAWFNLRASNTEPLLRLNVEAPSRDRMVSLRDDVLGRVRR; from the coding sequence GTGTCTGATCTGTCCCAGATCGTGAAGGCGTACGACGTTCGAGGGACGGTACCGGACCAGTGGGACGAAAGGGCCGCCGAGGCGCTCGGGGCCGCGTTCACCCAGCTGCTCAACTCCACTGACGAGCCGGGCGACGCGGTTGTCGTCGGGTACGACATGCGGGCCACCTCGCCCGGGCTGGCCGCCGCGTTCGCCGCCGGCGTACGCGCCGAGGGCCGCTCGGTGATCGAGATCGGTCTCGCCTCCACCGACCTGCTCTACTTCGCCTCCGGCTCGCTCGACCTGCCCGGTGCGATGTTCACTGCCAGCCACAACCCCGCGCAGTACAACGGCATCAAGATGTGCCGCTCCGGTGCCCGTCCGATCGGCCAGGAGAGCGGCCTGGCGGAGATCCGGGACCGGGCTCAGGCCCTTCTGGATTCGGGCGAAGCCCGTCCGGCCGGTGAGCCGACCCGGCCGGCCGAGCGGCGTGACCTGCTTCCGGACTACGCCGGCTACCTGCGCAAGCTGGTGGACCTCTCGGGCATCCGGCCGCTGAAGGTGGTCGTCGACGCCGGTAACGGGATGGGTGGCTTCACCGTCCCGACCGTGCTGGGCGACGCCGCCCTGTCGCCGTTGCCGCTGGAGATCGTGCCGCTCTACTTCGAGCTGGACGGCAGCTTCCCCAACCACGAGGCCAACCCACTGGACCCGGCGAACCTGGTCGACCTCCAGCGGGCGGTGGTCGAGCACGGCGCCGACATCGGGTTGGCCTTCGACGGCGACGCCGACCGGTGCTTCGTGGTGGACGAGCGCGGCGAGCCGGTCTCGCCCTCGGCGATCACCGCTCTCGTCGCCGCGCGTGAGCTGGCGAAGCACCCGGGCTCCACGGTGATCCACGGTCTGATCACCTCCAGCGCGGTCGCGGAGATCATCCGTGAGCATGGTGGAGAGCCGGTCGTCGCCCGGGTCGGGCACTCGTTCATCAAGGCGGAGATGGCCCGGACCAACGCCGTCTTCGGCGGCGAGCACTCCGCGCACTACTACTTCCGCGACTTCTGGTTCGCCGACACCGGCATGCTCGCGGCGATGCACACCCTGGCGGCGTTGGGCGAGCAGTCCCTGCCGATGTCCGTGTTGGCCGGCGAGTACGAGCGCTACATCGCGTCCGGCGAGATCAACTCGACGGTCGCCGACCAGGCGGCGGCGGTGGCCGAGGTGCGGGCCGCGTACCCGGAGGCGGTGGCCGACGAGATGGACGGGCTCACTCTGCGTTTCCCCGACGGCGCGTGGTTCAACCTGCGCGCGTCCAACACCGAGCCGTTGCTGCGGCTCAACGTCGAGGCACCCTCCCGTGATCGGATGGTCTCGCTCCGGGACGACGTGCTCGGGCGCGTTCGCCGATAA
- a CDS encoding RNA polymerase subunit sigma-70 codes for MSDSPDEQAVWLQRAFDEHRRELHVHCYRLAGNVTDADDLVQETFLRAWRARDRFEGRASARTWFYRIATNVFLDSRKAAGHRTVPYGDPLEWSTALGPYPDALLADDPQTGLAARETVELAVIAALMYLPPRQRAAFVLRDVHGWTPQEIAAALDTAVVAVNSLLQRARHTLRGRAPSDPKDWRRPQLTGEDEEILRRYANAKDPETIRELLAEDVRITMPPEPPVVGIDAAAEFLGRPLDWRTFPTSANGRPALINYLRRPGSPHYEALVVDVLRIENGKIVESNAFIGARHVAAFGMPATLEP; via the coding sequence ATGTCCGACTCGCCTGATGAGCAGGCGGTCTGGCTGCAGCGCGCCTTCGACGAGCACCGGCGTGAGCTACACGTGCACTGCTACCGCCTCGCCGGGAACGTCACCGACGCGGACGACCTGGTGCAGGAGACCTTCCTGCGTGCCTGGCGGGCTCGCGACCGCTTCGAGGGTCGCGCGTCGGCGCGCACCTGGTTCTATCGGATCGCCACGAACGTCTTCCTCGACAGCCGCAAGGCGGCCGGTCACCGGACCGTACCGTACGGTGATCCGCTGGAGTGGTCCACCGCGCTCGGTCCCTATCCCGACGCCCTGCTGGCCGACGATCCGCAGACCGGTCTCGCCGCCCGGGAAACCGTCGAGCTGGCCGTGATCGCAGCGCTCATGTACCTGCCGCCGCGGCAGCGGGCGGCCTTCGTGCTGCGCGACGTCCACGGCTGGACGCCGCAGGAGATCGCCGCCGCGCTCGACACCGCCGTAGTGGCCGTCAACAGCCTCCTCCAGCGGGCCCGCCACACCCTCCGGGGGCGCGCTCCGTCGGATCCGAAGGACTGGCGCCGCCCGCAGCTCACCGGTGAGGACGAAGAGATCCTGCGCCGCTACGCCAACGCGAAGGACCCGGAGACGATCAGGGAACTGCTCGCCGAGGACGTACGGATCACGATGCCGCCCGAGCCGCCGGTCGTCGGGATCGACGCGGCTGCGGAGTTCCTCGGCCGACCGCTCGACTGGCGTACGTTCCCCACGTCGGCCAACGGGCGCCCGGCACTGATCAACTATCTCCGCCGGCCCGGCAGCCCGCACTACGAGGCGTTGGTCGTCGACGTACTCCGGATCGAGAACGGGAAGATCGTAGAGAGCAACGCCTTCATCGGTGCCCGTCACGTCGCCGCCTTCGGCATGCCCGCCACGCTCGAGCCCTAG
- a CDS encoding DUF899 family protein: MTSTPVSSAAAPPVVDRETWLRERNELLAREKAHTREGDAIAAARRQLPMTLMPTVTVRGPGGDTPLVEVFEGRRMLIAYFHMWHDGNPYEHQCEGCTFSTCHMQTLDYLHARDVTYAVFCQGPYDDSAPFAEFMGYRFPWYSATDSDPALVDGRGFGFIACYLRDGDEVYETYWTTGRGVEALMTTYHALDLTVYGRQEDWENSPEGWPRLTGHPWRLDGRPTAQWSRPGVAPR, from the coding sequence ATGACGTCAACCCCCGTGTCCAGCGCCGCCGCGCCCCCGGTCGTCGACCGGGAGACCTGGCTGCGTGAGCGCAACGAACTGCTGGCCCGGGAGAAGGCCCACACCCGCGAAGGAGACGCGATCGCAGCCGCTCGCCGTCAACTGCCGATGACCTTGATGCCGACGGTGACGGTGCGAGGCCCGGGCGGGGACACCCCGCTGGTGGAGGTGTTCGAGGGCCGCCGGATGCTCATCGCCTACTTCCACATGTGGCACGACGGCAACCCGTACGAGCATCAGTGTGAGGGATGCACCTTCTCGACCTGTCACATGCAGACACTGGACTACCTGCATGCTCGGGACGTCACCTACGCCGTGTTCTGCCAGGGTCCCTACGACGACAGTGCCCCGTTCGCGGAATTCATGGGCTACCGGTTCCCCTGGTACTCGGCGACGGACTCCGACCCGGCTCTGGTCGACGGTCGCGGCTTCGGGTTCATCGCGTGCTACCTGCGCGACGGCGACGAGGTCTACGAGACCTACTGGACCACCGGACGGGGCGTGGAGGCGTTGATGACCACCTACCACGCCCTGGACCTCACCGTGTACGGCCGGCAGGAAGACTGGGAGAACTCGCCTGAGGGCTGGCCGCGGCTCACCGGGCACCCGTGGCGTCTCGACGGCCGCCCCACCGCGCAGTGGTCACGCCCCGGCGTCGCACCGCGATGA
- a CDS encoding toxin glutamine deamidase domain-containing protein — protein MTVLPSPIPHPLDLAPWDVPGWIYEALDWVVGVQWPEGDERAVWDLADQWYDVAAVLAGPHADAAAAAVEVRNGYGGVGAVDAAFEAAWRGIAEGADAPLPVLLAVTADLGRLVEECGCDIEGAKLEVWIELGILVIELLSVAVAAVLTAGAATPAAGAAITATRLLVQQIIKRLMGQLAGKSLKHGLREAGERAAKEVARDGVRGLAKRAAREGLEEAAEESGVTLATQAYQNSTGRAHGLDLTDLGASAVGGLAGGAVAPLAGLGRHATGRAARVGEHLGREMTGEVLADSAASLATGHGLTSMEDVARAAASGATGSVTGQTDHALRARLDAQADALAGASLVGPTLPSVAAPVSFPPPEADSAGVSPVVPTQATPPDQVTPLRADRPPAADVHVSASPSVDVGSDVDGIDSPLRAPEPNTLSSTDVSATQQIAADPTLSSVDAGRVLPSVAADPASSSVDAGRVLPSVAADPALPPVIGDPAVSSVDAGRSVPTVAADPTLSSVAPDPRMSAVTTPGAVEPVTGLAPGQLGSPPHTAGPVAWSPSTGAPAPTTAPGAMPPGTVATPLIGTNPTVVGRSTVPSRPATRGVRAPAPAAEHPARGRASIPVELVFGDPVVPATETDDSYAAQWAAEAEAAERRRYQGHYESQRTGFERNRRQAEAIRLRARAAEHDRRAVEYATYARQLHRAGNRQWADGWQRAANDEARAYAQWRDLADAVLAGTTAPQVVDLGAATFEHANRDVGALALGAVETGGPSRLTGDDHPPPIDDSRPYGKPGGLRPPLALHQVDVERQMPREPDGTITRTADPRRGGWFRLLNDGGPAADATRGINCLDCTLSLFETWVHGRPRVSAPRTFDGYLNGDIRRPIRGEAGGPGRVEDVTGGRFQRLLAPSGQRTYAEQSREAADRGYRNLHDQLLLGGHGSYAFLVTEWAHGGSHAWVALNQNGTVLYVDPQTGVVRDRPLYPDVTGIDALVLDGTGRPMPLGGLPRGRFSERPDLPDHPSTYDNGGHGDPYVNRMYLLLDGPGSASSSPGAEPVDASSNADRGQPSPSVGPAGVVSTAGTLDEIFTAGVSPVEFATAVDPSALRRLHPDLDEASARDVARLFADSRVRDMLDRAQREPPANEPELARQLTRQLVRHPDLARLILSTPELANSLTARPMTLYHLAGHQQAIDVLAEVLDDVAQQGAVGLEAEIDSDPDQPQPTPLTDEQRRISASIQLSDDSVTQPGFDKRRQADPAYRQHYLDGLYAAAVVAQAELNQLAVSLAQVGDHRVGEPGWRSQPKDRRRAEDKVDKHQGDASKLLDLAAAKVEFRSLGDLYAALERLRDHPAAVIRGYDDRFISPRDSGYRDVQLVLQMSNGHLAEFRLHLEALDAVAVWEHVLYEVRRDVEALAGIGGRTLTASERAITAGIRRREQQLFWQALQSTFEGNS, from the coding sequence ATGACCGTGCTGCCCAGCCCGATTCCGCACCCACTGGACCTCGCACCCTGGGACGTTCCAGGGTGGATCTACGAGGCCCTCGACTGGGTGGTCGGTGTGCAGTGGCCGGAGGGCGACGAGCGGGCCGTCTGGGATCTCGCCGACCAGTGGTACGACGTCGCCGCCGTGCTCGCCGGTCCGCACGCCGACGCCGCCGCGGCCGCCGTCGAGGTGCGCAACGGGTATGGCGGCGTCGGGGCGGTCGACGCGGCGTTCGAGGCCGCCTGGCGGGGCATCGCCGAAGGCGCGGACGCGCCGCTGCCCGTGCTGCTCGCGGTGACCGCCGATCTCGGCCGACTGGTCGAGGAGTGCGGCTGCGACATCGAGGGCGCCAAGCTGGAAGTCTGGATCGAGCTGGGCATCCTCGTCATCGAGCTGCTCTCGGTGGCGGTCGCGGCGGTGCTGACCGCCGGTGCCGCCACCCCGGCCGCCGGGGCGGCGATCACCGCCACGAGGCTGCTGGTCCAACAGATCATCAAGCGGCTGATGGGTCAACTGGCCGGCAAGTCCCTCAAGCACGGGCTCCGGGAGGCCGGCGAGCGAGCCGCCAAGGAGGTCGCCCGAGACGGGGTGCGCGGGCTCGCCAAGCGGGCCGCCCGGGAAGGGCTGGAGGAGGCCGCGGAGGAGAGCGGCGTCACGCTGGCCACCCAGGCGTACCAGAACTCCACCGGCCGGGCCCACGGCCTGGACCTGACCGACCTCGGTGCGTCGGCGGTCGGTGGGCTCGCCGGTGGGGCGGTCGCGCCGCTCGCCGGCCTCGGCCGGCACGCGACCGGGCGAGCGGCCCGGGTCGGTGAGCACCTGGGGCGGGAGATGACCGGCGAGGTGCTCGCCGACAGCGCTGCCAGCCTGGCCACCGGCCACGGCCTGACCTCGATGGAGGACGTGGCCCGGGCCGCCGCGTCCGGGGCCACCGGCTCGGTGACCGGCCAGACCGACCACGCCCTACGCGCCCGGCTCGACGCCCAGGCCGACGCCCTCGCCGGGGCGTCACTCGTCGGCCCCACGCTGCCGTCCGTGGCGGCACCAGTCTCCTTCCCGCCTCCCGAGGCGGATTCGGCCGGGGTGTCCCCGGTCGTTCCGACGCAGGCCACGCCACCGGACCAGGTGACCCCGCTCCGCGCCGACCGGCCACCCGCCGCCGACGTGCACGTCTCGGCGTCACCATCGGTGGACGTCGGGTCCGACGTGGACGGCATCGACAGTCCGCTGCGTGCCCCCGAGCCGAACACACTTTCTTCGACGGACGTGAGCGCCACACAGCAGATCGCCGCCGACCCGACGCTGTCGTCGGTGGATGCGGGTCGGGTGTTGCCGTCGGTGGCTGCGGATCCGGCGTCGTCGTCGGTGGATGCGGGTCGGGTGTTGCCGTCGGTCGCCGCTGATCCGGCTCTGCCGCCGGTGATCGGTGATCCGGCCGTGTCGTCGGTAGACGCTGGTCGGAGTGTGCCGACGGTGGCTGCCGATCCGACGTTGTCGTCGGTGGCCCCGGATCCGAGGATGTCGGCGGTGACCACGCCCGGGGCCGTTGAGCCGGTCACCGGTCTCGCGCCGGGCCAGCTGGGAAGCCCGCCACACACCGCCGGCCCGGTCGCCTGGTCTCCCTCGACCGGCGCGCCCGCACCGACAACGGCGCCCGGCGCGATGCCGCCGGGCACCGTCGCTACCCCCCTGATCGGTACGAACCCGACAGTGGTCGGCCGGTCCACCGTGCCGTCCCGCCCAGCGACACGAGGCGTGCGCGCACCGGCACCAGCAGCCGAGCATCCAGCCCGGGGCAGGGCGTCGATCCCCGTCGAGCTGGTCTTCGGTGACCCGGTGGTGCCGGCGACCGAGACCGACGACTCCTACGCGGCGCAATGGGCCGCCGAGGCCGAAGCCGCCGAGCGGCGGCGCTATCAGGGCCACTACGAATCACAGCGGACCGGTTTCGAACGCAACCGCCGCCAGGCGGAGGCGATCCGTCTGCGCGCCCGGGCGGCGGAGCACGATCGTCGGGCCGTCGAGTACGCCACCTATGCCCGACAGTTGCACCGGGCGGGTAACCGGCAGTGGGCCGACGGCTGGCAGCGAGCCGCGAACGACGAGGCACGCGCGTACGCCCAGTGGCGTGACCTGGCCGACGCGGTGCTGGCCGGCACCACGGCACCGCAGGTCGTGGACCTCGGTGCGGCCACCTTCGAGCATGCCAACCGGGACGTGGGCGCCCTCGCGCTCGGCGCGGTGGAGACCGGCGGCCCGTCCCGGCTCACCGGCGACGACCATCCGCCACCGATCGACGACTCCCGACCGTACGGAAAGCCCGGCGGACTACGTCCGCCGCTCGCCCTGCACCAGGTGGACGTCGAACGGCAGATGCCCCGCGAGCCGGACGGCACCATCACCCGCACCGCTGACCCCCGACGTGGCGGCTGGTTCCGGCTCCTCAACGACGGAGGTCCCGCCGCCGACGCCACCCGGGGCATCAACTGCCTGGACTGCACCCTGTCGTTGTTCGAGACCTGGGTGCACGGGCGGCCACGGGTGTCGGCACCACGTACCTTCGACGGTTACCTCAACGGTGACATCCGCCGACCCATCCGGGGCGAGGCAGGCGGCCCAGGCCGGGTGGAGGACGTCACCGGCGGGCGCTTCCAACGACTCCTCGCCCCGTCCGGCCAACGCACCTATGCCGAGCAGAGCCGGGAGGCCGCCGACCGGGGGTACCGCAACCTGCACGACCAACTGCTCCTGGGAGGCCACGGCAGCTACGCGTTCCTGGTGACCGAGTGGGCACACGGCGGATCGCACGCCTGGGTGGCGCTCAACCAGAACGGCACAGTGCTCTACGTCGACCCGCAGACCGGTGTGGTCCGCGACCGGCCGTTGTACCCCGACGTGACCGGCATCGACGCCCTGGTGCTGGACGGGACCGGCCGACCGATGCCGCTCGGCGGGCTGCCCCGGGGCCGGTTCAGCGAGCGGCCGGACCTGCCGGACCACCCCTCGACGTACGACAACGGCGGCCACGGCGACCCGTACGTCAACCGGATGTACCTACTCCTGGACGGCCCTGGCTCGGCGTCGTCATCGCCCGGCGCGGAGCCCGTCGACGCCTCGTCCAATGCTGATCGGGGCCAACCCTCACCAAGCGTCGGCCCGGCCGGCGTCGTTTCCACTGCCGGCACCCTGGATGAGATCTTCACGGCTGGGGTGAGTCCGGTCGAGTTCGCAACAGCGGTCGACCCATCGGCGCTCCGTCGTCTGCATCCGGATCTGGACGAGGCTTCGGCTCGGGATGTCGCGCGGCTCTTTGCCGACAGCCGGGTCCGCGACATGCTCGACCGCGCCCAGCGGGAGCCGCCCGCGAACGAGCCGGAACTCGCCAGGCAGCTGACCAGGCAGTTGGTGCGGCACCCAGATCTGGCTCGGTTGATCCTGTCCACACCCGAACTGGCGAACTCGCTGACCGCGCGCCCGATGACCCTCTACCACCTGGCCGGCCATCAGCAGGCCATCGACGTCCTCGCAGAGGTGTTGGACGACGTCGCCCAGCAAGGTGCTGTGGGGCTGGAGGCGGAAATCGACAGTGATCCGGACCAGCCGCAGCCGACGCCGCTCACGGACGAGCAGCGGCGGATCAGCGCGAGCATCCAACTATCAGATGATTCGGTGACCCAGCCGGGATTCGACAAGCGTCGTCAGGCTGACCCTGCTTATCGCCAGCATTACCTGGACGGCCTCTACGCGGCTGCCGTCGTTGCCCAGGCGGAGCTGAACCAGTTGGCGGTGTCCCTGGCCCAGGTGGGTGATCACCGGGTCGGGGAGCCCGGCTGGCGTTCACAACCCAAGGACCGCCGTCGAGCCGAGGACAAGGTGGACAAACATCAGGGCGATGCGTCCAAGTTGCTTGACCTGGCGGCCGCCAAAGTTGAGTTCCGTAGCCTCGGAGACCTCTACGCGGCGCTCGAACGACTGCGTGACCACCCGGCTGCCGTGATCAGGGGCTATGACGATCGTTTCATCTCGCCGAGGGACAGCGGTTACCGCGATGTGCAGCTGGTGCTCCAGATGAGCAATGGGCATCTTGCTGAGTTCCGACTGCACCTGGAAGCCCTCGATGCGGTTGCGGTTTGGGAGCATGTTCTCTACGAGGTGCGTCGCGACGTGGAAGCCCTCGCTGGGATCGGGGGCCGAACCTTGACGGCAAGCGAACGAGCAATCACAGCGGGCATCCGCCGTCGCGAGCAGCAGCTGTTCTGGCAGGCATTGCAGTCAACTTTCGAGGGGAATTCCTGA